A genomic stretch from Flavobacterium humidisoli includes:
- a CDS encoding histone H1, with translation MKDLLVKINAEIETFKAEAESLTEKGIKAAGPRARKSTLEIEKLLKEFRKVSIEESKK, from the coding sequence ATGAAAGATTTATTAGTAAAAATCAACGCCGAAATTGAAACATTCAAAGCTGAAGCTGAATCTTTGACTGAAAAAGGAATTAAAGCTGCTGGACCAAGAGCACGTAAATCAACTTTAGAAATTGAAAAACTTTTAAAAGAGTTCAGAAAAGTTTCTATCGAAGAATCAAAAAAATAA
- a CDS encoding DUF4861 domain-containing protein — translation MKKRVLFYLPITLVTVLLASCKVSQNVSEKTIVLKNSSSLALSQKAISIKRENIGESNVKGVFPILLSKKDTIPAQTNDLNGDGKWDELFFTTDFSPNEEKVIQLKWSDIDPKFTIKTSARFGKREGKDLPVHPDTQEVLMANQVHKKLGYQKYQTDGPTWENDKVGFRHYLDGRNSKDVFGKKLPGITPENVGINSKGAVEDNYHVMYDWGRDIFPVGNSVGLGGYALLIDNKIDRLGILGNDTINNVEKTTFKIVAEGPVNSVLSYHYQNWKASENLYQVQETTSIWPGMYGYKNTVSIDGIKGKETFLAAISNLNNKNPLQVIEAGDWICLIQHDYLTYERQWILGTAILVPSNIYQGYIEAPKTGQLTDSYLAKLKVDNKKEISYYAIAAWELSADKGFNDSAFFTNYVTNLAKQLSAKIKVEIK, via the coding sequence ATGAAAAAAAGAGTATTATTTTATCTTCCAATTACTTTAGTTACAGTATTATTAGCGAGTTGCAAAGTTTCTCAAAATGTATCAGAAAAAACAATTGTTTTAAAAAATAGTAGTTCTCTGGCGCTCTCGCAAAAAGCAATTTCTATAAAAAGAGAGAATATAGGAGAAAGCAATGTAAAAGGAGTTTTCCCTATTTTACTTTCAAAAAAAGATACAATTCCAGCACAGACAAATGATCTTAATGGCGATGGAAAATGGGATGAACTTTTCTTTACAACTGATTTTTCTCCAAACGAAGAAAAAGTCATTCAGTTAAAATGGTCAGATATAGATCCGAAGTTTACAATAAAAACCAGTGCACGTTTTGGAAAACGAGAAGGAAAAGATCTTCCTGTTCATCCAGATACACAAGAGGTTTTAATGGCAAATCAGGTTCATAAAAAATTAGGTTATCAAAAATACCAAACAGACGGGCCGACTTGGGAGAATGACAAAGTTGGTTTTAGACATTATCTAGACGGAAGAAATTCTAAAGATGTATTTGGGAAAAAGCTTCCAGGAATAACTCCCGAAAACGTTGGTATAAATAGCAAAGGCGCGGTTGAAGATAATTATCACGTGATGTACGATTGGGGAAGAGATATTTTTCCGGTTGGGAATTCTGTTGGTTTAGGCGGTTATGCATTGTTGATTGATAATAAAATAGACCGACTTGGAATTTTGGGCAATGACACCATAAATAATGTAGAAAAGACGACTTTTAAAATTGTAGCAGAAGGACCGGTAAATTCTGTTTTAAGCTATCACTATCAAAACTGGAAAGCCTCTGAAAATCTTTACCAAGTACAGGAAACAACTTCTATTTGGCCAGGAATGTATGGTTATAAAAATACGGTTTCAATAGATGGCATTAAAGGCAAAGAAACATTTCTAGCTGCCATTTCTAATTTGAACAATAAAAATCCGCTACAGGTTATCGAAGCTGGAGATTGGATATGTCTAATTCAGCACGATTATTTGACTTATGAACGCCAATGGATTTTGGGAACAGCAATTTTAGTTCCTTCAAATATTTATCAAGGTTATATTGAGGCACCTAAAACAGGACAGTTGACCGATTCGTATTTGGCAAAATTAAAAGTTGATAATAAAAAAGAGATTAGTTATTATGCGATTGCAGCTTGGGAACTGAGTGCCGATAAAGGTTTTAATGATTCTGCATTTTTTACTAATTATGTGACCAATTTAGCCAAGCAGCTTTCTGCTAAAATAAAAGTCGAAATAAAATAA
- a CDS encoding YcxB family protein yields MRAANFSLEFQLNISEIRKLNKMYFEHLFKERLIYVFFVVALVMLFLDFINEADLFQWFISCLVTLVLLVIIQFFCLDAICRMIFFLTKWLIKYNKFYSRYKLTFTYSDVCVRSPIRELKHKWTKIEKVISTKNFLFLYVKERNAYIISISKKDHNCQQIEELVSFVENHVMHVIKV; encoded by the coding sequence ATGAGAGCGGCTAATTTTTCATTAGAGTTTCAGTTGAATATTTCTGAAATTAGAAAACTTAACAAAATGTACTTTGAACACTTGTTTAAGGAGCGTCTAATCTATGTTTTTTTTGTCGTTGCATTAGTTATGCTTTTTCTCGATTTTATTAATGAAGCTGATCTTTTTCAATGGTTCATCAGTTGTCTAGTAACACTTGTTTTGTTAGTAATCATTCAATTCTTTTGTCTTGATGCGATATGTAGAATGATATTCTTCTTAACAAAGTGGCTTATAAAGTATAACAAATTTTATAGCAGATATAAACTCACTTTTACCTATTCTGATGTTTGCGTTCGATCTCCGATAAGAGAATTAAAACATAAGTGGACAAAAATTGAAAAAGTCATTTCGACTAAAAATTTCTTATTTCTCTATGTAAAGGAAAGAAATGCTTATATAATTTCTATTTCAAAGAAAGATCATAATTGTCAACAGATTGAAGAATTGGTTTCATTTGTTGAAAATCATGTCATGCACGTGATAAAAGTCTAA
- a CDS encoding rhamnogalacturonan acetylesterase, translating into MKKYIILTLLITTVSFAQKTSLYCIGDSTMANKKDPDKNPEHGWAQVLQPFFKENITVINKAVNGRSTRSFINEKRWDSVYNKLKKGDYVFIEFGHNDQKIEDSTRFTNPHTAYRYNLIRFVKESREKGAIPILLTSISRRNFNEKGVLVPTHGDYPLETRLVAQEYNVPFIDLEYYTELLEQSYGPEKSKQLHLHFKAGENAFYNTDKADDTHLSLLGANKIAEIVINQIKISKDASLKNLKNGIK; encoded by the coding sequence ATGAAAAAATATATCATACTAACACTTCTGATCACCACAGTAAGTTTTGCCCAAAAAACATCATTGTATTGCATTGGAGATTCTACCATGGCAAATAAAAAAGATCCGGATAAAAATCCAGAACATGGTTGGGCTCAGGTATTGCAACCTTTTTTTAAAGAAAACATAACAGTAATCAATAAAGCGGTAAACGGACGAAGCACTAGAAGCTTTATCAATGAAAAACGCTGGGATTCTGTTTACAACAAACTTAAAAAAGGAGATTATGTCTTTATAGAATTCGGACATAACGATCAGAAAATAGAAGATTCTACGCGTTTCACCAATCCGCATACGGCATACAGATACAACCTGATTCGTTTTGTAAAAGAAAGCAGAGAAAAAGGTGCTATTCCAATATTATTAACTTCCATTTCAAGACGTAACTTTAACGAAAAAGGAGTTTTGGTGCCAACACATGGCGATTATCCTTTAGAAACCCGATTGGTTGCACAAGAATACAATGTACCTTTTATAGATTTAGAGTACTACACCGAATTATTAGAACAATCTTACGGGCCAGAAAAATCAAAGCAGCTTCATCTCCATTTCAAAGCAGGAGAAAATGCTTTTTATAATACAGACAAAGCCGATGATACGCACCTTTCCTTATTAGGTGCAAATAAAATTGCTGAAATTGTAATTAACCAAATTAAAATTTCGAAAGATGCGTCGTTAAAGAACCTTAAGAACGGAATTAAGTAA
- a CDS encoding glycoside hydrolase family 28 protein — protein MNLKHLLLILLSSTCFAQNGDFPSAKVDAIVKNIQLPAIPAYQINILKLGAKGDSVTDNKKAFDKAMALCKKNNGGTIIVPKGVYKINGPIHFVSNVNLKIEKEAKIKFSDNSKDYLPLVLTSWEGTMLYNYSPLIYANNCSNIAITGEGTIDGEGGKSWKTFKAKENEGKNRSRDMNHNNIPLNERKFGEGYFLRPQMIQFLNCKNILVENIRIENSPFWCLHLLKSESITIRGISYKSLNHNNDGIDPEYAKDVLIENVTFDNGDDNVAIKAGRDHEGRANVATPSQNIVIRNCNFKGLHGVVIGSEMSAGVQNVFVENCKTVGYLKRGIYLKTNADRGGYIKNIFVQNIQLDQVEDCLYITANYHGEGKGYQSEISNVYFSNITCNKASESGIVIQGFADKKIKNISLKNIEIKEAKNALSNENAENVLMTDVFIGQKAGVPTAVSKH, from the coding sequence ATGAATCTTAAACATTTACTCCTAATACTCTTATCTAGCACTTGTTTTGCACAAAACGGAGATTTTCCGTCAGCAAAAGTAGATGCTATTGTAAAGAATATTCAGCTTCCGGCAATACCTGCTTATCAGATAAATATTTTAAAACTGGGAGCAAAAGGAGATTCTGTTACCGATAATAAAAAAGCCTTTGATAAAGCAATGGCCTTGTGTAAAAAGAATAATGGCGGTACCATAATTGTTCCAAAAGGAGTTTATAAAATTAATGGCCCGATTCATTTTGTCAGTAATGTAAATTTGAAAATAGAAAAAGAAGCCAAAATTAAATTCAGCGATAATTCGAAAGATTATTTACCATTGGTTTTAACAAGCTGGGAAGGTACAATGCTGTATAATTACAGTCCGCTGATTTACGCTAATAATTGCAGCAATATAGCGATTACAGGAGAAGGAACAATTGATGGAGAAGGAGGAAAGAGCTGGAAAACTTTTAAAGCAAAAGAAAACGAAGGCAAAAATCGAAGCCGTGATATGAATCACAACAATATACCATTAAACGAAAGAAAATTTGGAGAAGGCTATTTCTTAAGACCGCAGATGATTCAGTTTTTAAATTGCAAAAACATTTTAGTCGAAAATATTAGAATAGAAAATTCTCCATTCTGGTGTCTGCATCTTTTAAAATCAGAAAGTATTACCATTCGCGGGATTAGCTACAAATCCTTAAATCACAATAATGACGGAATCGATCCAGAATATGCAAAAGACGTTTTAATTGAAAATGTCACTTTTGACAATGGAGATGACAATGTTGCCATAAAAGCAGGAAGAGATCATGAAGGAAGGGCTAATGTAGCAACACCTAGCCAAAATATTGTGATACGAAATTGTAATTTCAAAGGGCTTCATGGTGTGGTAATCGGCAGCGAAATGTCGGCTGGCGTTCAGAATGTATTTGTAGAGAACTGCAAAACCGTAGGGTATTTAAAAAGAGGCATTTATTTAAAAACCAATGCCGATCGTGGGGGCTATATTAAAAATATATTTGTTCAAAATATTCAGTTGGATCAAGTAGAGGATTGTCTCTACATTACGGCAAATTATCACGGGGAAGGAAAGGGTTATCAGTCAGAAATATCAAATGTATATTTCTCTAATATCACCTGCAACAAAGCGTCAGAATCTGGTATTGTAATTCAGGGATTTGCAGATAAAAAAATCAAGAACATCTCTTTAAAAAATATAGAAATCAAAGAAGCCAAAAATGCGCTCTCCAATGAAAATGCAGAAAACGTCTTGATGACGGATGTTTTTATAGGACAAAAAGCTGGAGTGCCAACAGCGGTGTCAAAACATTAG
- the pelA gene encoding pectate lyase — protein sequence MIQFKKQIMLFLCLCSFAVNAQNTYKRWPEIIRKSDAAWFATADAKRVAENVLLYQRDIGGWPKNIQMQDELTEKQKKDLIALKKTAVETTTDNGATCQEMLFMSRMYEQVKDERYRESFLNGLNYLLEAQYPNGGWPQFYPLKKGYYTHITYNDDSMVNIMNVIKAVADESDYYSIKPSKEIVEKCRKSFDKGIDCILKTQYKQNGVLTAWCAQHDEVTLAPANARAFELASLSGYESTKIVLLLMSINKPSREVVTAVKSAVEWFEKTKITNLEEKRVLNDAGKIVDKKMIPATNAKPIWARFMDLETNEPFFCDRDGIRKKSLDQIGSERRNGYSWYSEAPQEVLKKFPDWAVKNGTKVGAAEKKIVDYITVAQDGSGDFTKIQDAIYATPAFPYEKVTIFIKNGIYNEKVRIPEWNNNVFLKGESKENTIITFDDNFSRIALGRNSTFYTYTLLVEGDDFTASNLTIKNTSGEHGQAIALSVVANRAKIINCNLLGNQDTLYLSGKEAKQYFKDCYIEGTTDFIFGGATALFENCTIHSIKSSYITAASTPEGTSFGFVFKNCKLTAAPDAKEVYLGRPWRIYAKTVFINCEMGKQIKPEGWENWSKPEAEKKAFYAEYNCTGEGFQPSKRVTWSHQLSKKEAGQYSIENILKDKVANWYF from the coding sequence ATGATACAGTTTAAAAAACAAATAATGCTTTTTTTATGCCTTTGCAGTTTTGCTGTAAATGCTCAGAATACATACAAAAGGTGGCCAGAAATTATTCGCAAGAGTGATGCTGCTTGGTTTGCAACCGCAGACGCAAAAAGAGTGGCAGAAAATGTACTGCTCTACCAAAGAGATATCGGAGGCTGGCCAAAGAATATTCAAATGCAGGATGAGCTGACCGAAAAGCAGAAAAAAGATTTGATTGCTCTTAAAAAAACAGCTGTAGAAACTACTACAGACAACGGAGCAACTTGTCAGGAAATGCTTTTTATGTCAAGAATGTATGAGCAGGTCAAAGACGAACGTTACCGAGAATCTTTCTTAAATGGGCTAAATTATCTTCTGGAAGCTCAATATCCTAACGGAGGATGGCCTCAGTTTTATCCATTAAAGAAAGGATATTATACGCACATTACCTACAATGATGATTCGATGGTTAATATTATGAATGTAATAAAAGCCGTAGCAGACGAATCGGATTATTACAGCATTAAACCTTCAAAAGAAATTGTTGAAAAATGCAGAAAATCATTTGATAAAGGAATCGATTGTATTCTAAAAACACAATACAAGCAAAACGGTGTTTTAACCGCTTGGTGTGCTCAGCATGACGAAGTAACTTTGGCTCCAGCAAATGCAAGAGCTTTTGAATTGGCTTCGTTAAGCGGTTATGAATCGACAAAAATAGTATTGCTTTTAATGTCTATTAATAAACCGTCAAGAGAGGTTGTAACTGCTGTTAAAAGTGCTGTAGAATGGTTCGAAAAAACTAAAATTACCAATTTAGAAGAAAAAAGAGTTTTAAACGACGCAGGAAAAATTGTAGATAAAAAAATGATTCCTGCTACAAATGCCAAACCGATCTGGGCAAGATTTATGGATTTGGAAACCAATGAACCTTTCTTTTGTGACCGCGACGGAATCAGAAAAAAATCATTGGACCAAATAGGATCAGAAAGAAGAAATGGCTATTCATGGTATTCGGAAGCACCGCAGGAAGTTTTAAAAAAATTTCCAGACTGGGCAGTTAAAAACGGTACGAAAGTAGGTGCAGCCGAAAAGAAAATTGTAGATTATATTACTGTAGCACAAGATGGTTCTGGAGATTTTACCAAAATTCAAGATGCAATTTATGCAACACCCGCTTTTCCTTATGAGAAAGTAACTATTTTTATTAAAAACGGAATTTATAACGAAAAGGTTCGAATTCCAGAATGGAATAATAATGTATTTCTGAAAGGTGAAAGTAAAGAAAATACCATTATTACTTTTGATGATAATTTTTCAAGAATAGCTTTAGGAAGAAATAGTACTTTTTATACGTACACCCTTTTGGTTGAAGGGGATGATTTTACGGCATCAAACCTAACGATTAAAAATACTTCTGGTGAGCACGGACAAGCTATTGCGTTGTCTGTTGTAGCAAACCGCGCTAAAATTATAAACTGTAATCTTTTAGGAAATCAAGATACGTTGTATTTGTCTGGAAAAGAAGCAAAGCAATATTTTAAGGATTGTTACATAGAAGGTACAACAGATTTTATTTTTGGAGGTGCAACAGCTTTATTTGAGAACTGTACGATTCACAGTATTAAAAGCTCGTATATCACAGCGGCTTCAACCCCAGAAGGAACTTCGTTTGGTTTTGTTTTCAAAAATTGTAAACTGACTGCAGCTCCAGATGCAAAAGAGGTGTATTTAGGAAGACCGTGGCGTATTTATGCTAAAACAGTTTTTATAAACTGCGAAATGGGAAAACAAATTAAACCAGAAGGCTGGGAAAACTGGTCTAAACCAGAAGCTGAAAAAAAAGCTTTTTATGCAGAATACAATTGCACCGGTGAAGGTTTTCAGCCATCTAAAAGAGTTACGTGGTCGCATCAGCTTTCTAAAAAAGAAGCAGGACAGTATTCTATAGAAAACATTCTAAAAGATAAGGTTGCAAACTGGTATTTTTAG
- a CDS encoding glycoside hydrolase 43 family protein — MKNIKIILFLLSVFCFQKNTAQVWVPDNGDGTYTNPIIHADYSDPDVVRVDDDYYMTASSFNCIPGLPILHSKDLVNWKIISYALTKQPPFETYDNVQHGNGVWAPSINYHNKEFYIYYPDPDFGIYMIKAKKAEGPWSEPLLVKAGVGLIDPSPLWDNDGKAYLVHAFAGSRAQIKSLLVVCSMNPDGTVVNNDEVMVIDGHESEGTIEGPKFYKRNGYYYIFAPAGGVPTGWETVLRSKNVFGPYEKKKVLEQGSTTINGPHQGAWVTTQTGEDWFFHFQDKGAYGRIVHLQPMKWVNDWPVMGEDFDKNGIGEPVTTYKKPNVGKKYPIEVPATSDEFNEPKLGLQWQWQANKQTNFGFPTSLGYLNLFCNTTTQNIFNAPNLLLQKFPAEEFTATTKLTFNARLNGESTGLIVMGLDYSYLNFKNENGKLYLNQKTGTFDKTVSETENKPILIEQNTIYLRVKISKGAICSFSYSLDDKNYQTIGKDFTAKEGKWIGAKVGLFALGEIVKNDSGNVAVDWFRVTK; from the coding sequence ATGAAAAATATAAAAATCATCCTATTTCTTCTTTCCGTTTTTTGTTTTCAAAAGAATACTGCACAAGTTTGGGTGCCAGATAACGGAGATGGAACATACACCAATCCGATTATTCATGCCGATTATTCAGATCCAGATGTTGTTCGCGTAGACGATGATTATTATATGACAGCTTCTTCTTTTAATTGTATTCCAGGGTTACCGATTTTACATTCAAAAGACTTGGTAAATTGGAAAATTATAAGCTACGCTTTGACAAAACAGCCACCATTTGAAACTTACGATAACGTACAGCACGGAAACGGAGTTTGGGCGCCAAGCATCAATTATCATAACAAAGAATTTTACATCTATTATCCAGATCCAGATTTCGGAATTTATATGATAAAAGCTAAAAAAGCGGAAGGGCCTTGGTCTGAGCCGCTTTTAGTTAAAGCAGGAGTTGGATTGATAGATCCGAGTCCGCTTTGGGATAATGATGGAAAAGCTTATTTGGTGCATGCTTTTGCAGGAAGTCGTGCTCAGATTAAAAGCTTGCTAGTCGTTTGTAGCATGAATCCAGATGGAACTGTAGTGAATAATGATGAAGTTATGGTTATTGACGGCCATGAAAGCGAAGGCACAATTGAAGGTCCAAAATTTTACAAACGAAATGGATATTATTACATTTTTGCTCCAGCAGGAGGAGTTCCAACAGGGTGGGAAACGGTTTTAAGGTCGAAAAATGTTTTCGGACCTTATGAAAAAAAGAAGGTTCTAGAACAAGGTTCAACAACAATAAATGGGCCACACCAAGGGGCTTGGGTAACGACTCAGACGGGTGAAGATTGGTTTTTTCATTTTCAAGACAAAGGCGCTTATGGTCGAATTGTGCATCTACAGCCAATGAAATGGGTGAATGACTGGCCGGTTATGGGGGAAGATTTTGATAAAAATGGAATAGGCGAACCTGTAACGACCTACAAGAAACCAAATGTGGGTAAAAAATATCCGATTGAAGTTCCAGCAACTTCAGATGAATTTAACGAACCAAAATTAGGATTACAATGGCAATGGCAAGCAAATAAACAGACCAATTTTGGTTTTCCAACTAGTTTGGGTTATTTGAATTTGTTTTGCAATACCACAACCCAAAACATTTTTAATGCTCCAAATTTACTCTTGCAAAAATTTCCGGCAGAAGAATTTACGGCGACCACAAAACTGACTTTTAATGCAAGATTAAATGGAGAAAGTACAGGTTTGATAGTTATGGGGTTAGATTATAGTTATCTGAATTTTAAAAATGAAAATGGAAAATTATATCTAAACCAGAAAACAGGAACTTTTGATAAAACGGTTTCAGAGACTGAAAATAAGCCTATATTAATTGAGCAAAACACCATTTATTTAAGAGTAAAAATTAGTAAAGGTGCTATCTGTAGTTTTTCGTATAGTTTAGACGATAAAAATTATCAAACCATAGGAAAAGATTTTACTGCTAAAGAAGGAAAATGGATTGGAGCTAAAGTTGGACTTTTTGCTCTGGGCGAGATAGTTAAAAATGATTCAGGAAATGTTGCTGTTGATTGGTTCAGAGTAACAAAATAA
- a CDS encoding glycoside hydrolase family 88/105 protein: MKNSRKQSYFMSILMACFMTITSCKVTSQEPAKEIVIGKNAKWSDKMALTLMKRHPEAYMIDDAKKPKWDYVHALVLHSIEELYKKNPDPRYKAYIKGYVDNLVQADGSINTYEFDKYNIDLVLPGRLLFDVYAYTKEDKYLKALQLIRKQLAEQPRTQSGGFWHKQIYPNQMWLDGLYMGEPFYAEYTAKFENGKSFDDIAKQFELIQLKATDPKTGLLYHGWDESKQMPWANKETGNSPNFWSRSLGWYVMALVDVLDYMPKDHPKRKELIQYLNNVSEALLKFQDKSGLWYQVTDKGGEKDNYLEASGSAMFSYAFAKGANKGYLPSKFKKAANKAFDGLTTVLIKKVDQDGGITLTNCCQVAGLGGNPYRDGSYEYYVNERKKDNDPKATGPFILAALELNR; encoded by the coding sequence ATGAAAAATAGTAGAAAGCAAAGTTATTTTATGTCGATTTTGATGGCTTGTTTTATGACCATTACAAGTTGTAAAGTAACATCGCAGGAACCAGCAAAAGAGATTGTGATTGGAAAGAATGCAAAATGGTCTGATAAAATGGCCTTGACATTGATGAAACGCCATCCAGAGGCATACATGATCGACGACGCTAAAAAACCAAAGTGGGATTACGTTCACGCTTTAGTATTGCATTCCATTGAAGAATTGTATAAAAAAAATCCAGATCCTAGATATAAAGCTTATATAAAAGGATACGTTGATAATTTGGTACAAGCTGACGGAAGCATTAATACATACGAATTTGATAAATACAATATTGATTTAGTATTGCCAGGACGTTTGCTTTTTGATGTTTATGCCTATACAAAAGAAGATAAATATTTAAAAGCATTGCAATTAATTCGTAAACAGCTTGCAGAACAGCCAAGAACACAAAGCGGCGGATTCTGGCACAAACAAATTTATCCAAATCAAATGTGGTTGGATGGTTTGTACATGGGAGAGCCATTCTACGCAGAATACACAGCTAAATTCGAAAACGGAAAAAGCTTTGATGACATCGCAAAACAATTCGAATTGATTCAGCTTAAAGCAACAGATCCAAAGACAGGATTATTATACCACGGATGGGACGAAAGCAAACAAATGCCTTGGGCAAATAAAGAAACAGGAAACTCTCCAAACTTCTGGTCTAGATCTTTGGGCTGGTATGTAATGGCTTTGGTTGATGTTTTAGATTACATGCCAAAAGATCATCCAAAAAGAAAAGAATTGATTCAGTATTTAAACAATGTTTCTGAGGCTTTACTAAAGTTCCAAGATAAATCTGGGTTGTGGTATCAAGTTACAGATAAAGGAGGTGAAAAAGACAATTATTTAGAAGCTTCTGGATCTGCAATGTTTTCATATGCTTTTGCAAAAGGAGCAAACAAAGGATATTTACCATCGAAATTTAAAAAAGCAGCCAACAAAGCTTTTGACGGATTAACAACTGTATTAATCAAAAAAGTGGATCAAGATGGAGGAATCACATTAACAAACTGTTGCCAAGTGGCAGGTTTAGGAGGAAATCCATATCGTGATGGATCTTACGAATATTACGTAAACGAAAGAAAAAAAGACAATGATCCCAAAGCAACTGGGCCATTTATTTTAGCTGCTTTGGAGTTAAACAGATAA
- a CDS encoding glycoside hydrolase family 88/105 protein: protein MDKKKKYFGLLFLIISLLFSFMNAIAQEKTMVISKDLKWSERMALSIMKRDPKAWQIDHNEKPKWDYKLGLIMTAFETLYNKTHNPIYYKYVKEYYETVISNSGDILNYKLEDYNIDYINAGKGLFEIYKQTKEDRYLKALQLLRKQLETHPRTNSGGFSHKKIYPNQMWLDGLYMGTPFYAQYTAEFEQGKSFDDIAKQFELIHQHTLDQNTGLLFHAWDESKKMDWANKETGTSPHFWSRSIGWYMMALVDVLDFMPKEHPKRKELIQYLNEISIAVAKYQDKSGLWYQVTDAGNRKGNYLEASGSEMFVYAFAKGVKKGYLPKSYKKLAEKGFDGITKQLVTVDPDGEIHITQVCASAGLGGNPYRDGSYEYYISEKIKVDNSHGLGPFILAAVELEK from the coding sequence ATGGATAAGAAGAAAAAATATTTTGGTTTACTGTTTCTAATTATAAGTCTACTGTTTTCATTTATGAATGCAATAGCTCAAGAAAAGACAATGGTTATCTCTAAAGACTTGAAGTGGTCCGAAAGAATGGCTCTTTCTATTATGAAGCGTGACCCAAAAGCTTGGCAGATTGATCATAACGAAAAACCAAAATGGGATTATAAGCTCGGTCTTATTATGACTGCTTTTGAGACTCTGTACAATAAAACACATAATCCGATTTATTATAAGTATGTTAAAGAGTATTACGAAACAGTGATAAGTAATTCAGGCGATATTCTAAATTACAAATTAGAAGATTACAATATTGATTATATAAATGCTGGCAAAGGACTTTTTGAAATTTATAAACAAACCAAAGAAGACCGTTATCTTAAAGCGTTACAGCTTTTAAGAAAACAATTAGAAACGCATCCAAGAACAAATTCTGGTGGGTTTTCGCACAAGAAGATTTACCCAAATCAAATGTGGCTGGATGGATTGTATATGGGAACTCCTTTTTATGCACAATATACAGCTGAATTTGAGCAAGGAAAAAGTTTCGATGATATTGCTAAGCAATTTGAGCTGATTCACCAGCATACTTTGGACCAAAACACGGGTCTTCTTTTTCATGCTTGGGATGAAAGTAAAAAAATGGATTGGGCAAATAAAGAAACGGGAACATCTCCTCATTTTTGGTCTAGATCTATAGGCTGGTACATGATGGCTTTAGTAGATGTTTTAGACTTTATGCCAAAAGAACATCCGAAAAGAAAAGAACTTATCCAGTATTTGAATGAAATTTCGATAGCTGTTGCAAAATATCAAGATAAATCAGGACTATGGTATCAAGTTACAGATGCTGGAAATAGAAAAGGAAATTATCTTGAAGCATCAGGTTCTGAAATGTTTGTTTACGCATTCGCAAAAGGAGTAAAGAAAGGTTATTTGCCAAAAAGCTATAAAAAGTTAGCAGAAAAAGGATTTGACGGAATAACAAAACAACTTGTTACAGTAGATCCCGACGGAGAAATACATATTACTCAAGTTTGTGCTAGTGCAGGGTTAGGAGGAAATCCTTATCGAGATGGTTCTTATGAATATTATATAAGCGAAAAAATAAAAGTAGATAATTCGCATGGATTAGGTCCTTTTATTTTAGCGGCAGTTGAATTAGAAAAATAG